A window of the Thalassospira sp. TSL5-1 genome harbors these coding sequences:
- the gltX gene encoding glutamate--tRNA ligase: protein MTVVTRFAPSPTGFLHIGGARTALYNWLYAKHTGGKFLLRIEDTDRERSTPEAVDAIFAGLNWLGLNADEEPVMQFARRDRHAEVAHSLVEAGKAYFCYCSPEELSEMREKARAEGRPMKYDGRWRDRDASEAPEGIKPVVRLKAPLEGDSVIHDQVQGEVRVANDQLDDYIILRADGTPTYMLSVVVDDHDMGITHVIRGDDHLTNAFRQKALYDAMGWDVPTFAHIPLIHGPDGAKLSKRHGALGVEAYRDEMGFLPEAINNYLLRLGWGHGDDEVISTEQAIEWFDIADVGKGASRFDFAKLTNLNGIYIRQAEDARLADLIAPTVAAEIGARDLDAVQKQTLIKGMSGLKERAKTLTELAQSATFYVSNGVLSFNDKAQALIDGAPAGLFAALANELAGLDTWHEEAIEAVVKQLAESKDLKLGKVAQPLRAVLTGSNSSPGIFEVMHVLGKPETLNRIKKYEAA from the coding sequence ATGACGGTTGTTACCCGTTTTGCCCCGTCTCCGACAGGGTTCCTGCATATTGGTGGTGCACGTACCGCCCTCTATAACTGGCTTTATGCCAAACATACTGGCGGCAAATTTTTGCTGCGTATTGAAGATACAGACCGGGAGCGCTCGACCCCCGAAGCCGTCGATGCAATTTTTGCCGGTTTGAACTGGCTGGGCCTGAACGCTGACGAAGAACCCGTCATGCAGTTCGCCCGCCGCGACCGTCACGCCGAGGTTGCCCATAGCCTGGTTGAAGCCGGCAAAGCATATTTCTGTTATTGCTCGCCCGAGGAACTGAGCGAAATGCGTGAGAAAGCCCGCGCAGAAGGCCGCCCGATGAAATATGATGGCCGCTGGCGCGACCGCGATGCGAGCGAAGCGCCGGAAGGGATTAAACCCGTTGTTCGCCTTAAGGCACCGCTTGAGGGTGATTCTGTCATCCATGATCAGGTTCAGGGTGAAGTAAGGGTGGCGAACGACCAACTCGACGACTATATCATCCTGCGTGCTGATGGCACACCAACCTATATGCTGTCTGTCGTGGTCGATGACCATGACATGGGCATTACCCACGTCATTCGCGGTGATGATCACTTGACCAACGCATTTCGCCAAAAGGCGTTATATGATGCGATGGGCTGGGATGTTCCCACCTTCGCCCATATTCCGCTTATTCACGGACCGGACGGCGCGAAACTGTCCAAGCGTCATGGCGCGCTTGGGGTTGAAGCCTATCGCGACGAAATGGGTTTCCTGCCGGAAGCCATTAATAACTATCTGTTGCGCCTGGGCTGGGGTCATGGCGATGACGAGGTCATCTCTACCGAACAGGCCATTGAATGGTTTGACATTGCTGATGTTGGCAAAGGTGCATCACGCTTTGACTTTGCTAAACTGACCAACCTGAACGGAATTTATATACGTCAGGCTGAAGATGCTCGCCTCGCCGATCTTATCGCACCTACCGTTGCAGCTGAAATTGGCGCCCGCGATTTAGATGCAGTGCAAAAACAAACCTTGATCAAGGGCATGTCAGGGCTTAAAGAAAGAGCCAAGACTCTTACCGAATTGGCTCAGTCTGCCACTTTCTATGTGTCAAATGGCGTCCTATCTTTCAATGACAAGGCACAGGCATTGATTGACGGTGCCCCTGCGGGACTGTTCGCTGCACTGGCGAATGAACTGGCGGGTCTTGATACCTGGCACGAAGAAGCCATTGAGGCTGTTGTCAAACAGTTAGCAGAAAGCAAAGACCTGAAACTGGGCAAAGTCGCTCAGCCTTTGCGCGCTGTTTTAACAGGCTCCAATTCTTCACCGGGCATTTTTGAAGTAATGCATGTGCTCGGCAAACCCGAAACGCTGAACCGCATCAAAAAATACGAGGCGGCATAA
- a CDS encoding citrate synthase yields the protein MAQNSKTSHTVTLTDNSNGKSYELPVLEGNIGPSVIDIRKLYADTGYFTYDPGFTSTGSCESTITYIDGDKGILRHRGYAIDDLAEKADFLEVCYLLLYGDLPNKAERDKFRGDITMHTMVHEQMRNFYNGFRRDAHPMAIMCGSVGAMSAFYHDSTDISDPNQRLISAYRLIAKMPTIAAMAYKYSIGQPFQYPNNNLSYSENFLSMMFGVPCEKYEVNPVLAKAMDRILILHADHEQNASTSTVRLAGSSGANPFACIAAGIASLWGPAHGGANEAVLKMLNQIGDVKNIPDFVNKAKDKNDPFRLMGFGHRVYKNYDPRAKVMQQTCHEVLKELNVQDPLLDVAQELERIAREDEYFVEKKLYPNVDFYSGIIFKAMGIPESMFTVLFAVARTVGWIAQWKEMIEDPSQKIGRPRQLFIGDVEREFKEVDAR from the coding sequence ATGGCTCAAAATTCCAAGACTTCCCATACCGTGACGCTTACCGACAATTCCAATGGCAAGTCGTACGAGCTTCCGGTACTTGAGGGAAATATTGGACCGTCGGTCATCGATATCCGCAAACTTTATGCAGATACCGGTTACTTTACCTATGACCCCGGCTTTACCTCGACTGGTAGCTGTGAATCGACGATCACGTATATTGACGGCGACAAGGGCATCCTGCGTCACCGTGGATATGCGATTGACGATCTGGCTGAAAAAGCTGACTTCCTTGAAGTTTGCTACCTGCTGCTTTACGGCGACCTGCCCAACAAGGCAGAACGCGACAAATTCCGTGGCGACATCACCATGCACACAATGGTGCATGAGCAGATGCGCAATTTCTATAACGGTTTCCGTCGTGACGCCCACCCGATGGCGATCATGTGTGGCTCTGTTGGTGCGATGTCTGCTTTCTATCATGACAGCACCGACATCAGCGACCCGAACCAGCGCCTGATTTCCGCCTATCGCCTGATCGCAAAAATGCCGACCATCGCGGCGATGGCCTATAAATACTCCATCGGTCAGCCGTTCCAGTATCCGAACAACAATCTGTCATATTCAGAAAACTTCCTGTCTATGATGTTTGGCGTTCCGTGCGAAAAATACGAAGTCAATCCGGTATTGGCCAAAGCAATGGATCGTATCCTGATCCTGCATGCGGATCATGAACAGAATGCGTCGACCTCGACCGTTCGTCTGGCCGGTTCTTCGGGCGCAAATCCGTTTGCCTGTATTGCTGCTGGTATTGCCTCGCTTTGGGGCCCGGCACATGGCGGCGCAAACGAAGCCGTTCTGAAGATGCTGAACCAGATCGGTGATGTGAAAAACATCCCTGATTTCGTCAACAAAGCCAAAGACAAGAACGATCCGTTCCGTCTGATGGGCTTTGGGCACCGGGTTTACAAAAACTATGACCCGCGCGCCAAAGTGATGCAGCAAACCTGCCATGAAGTTCTTAAGGAACTGAATGTTCAGGATCCGCTTCTGGATGTTGCTCAGGAACTTGAACGCATCGCACGCGAAGACGAATATTTCGTCGAAAAGAAACTGTATCCGAACGTCGATTTTTATTCGGGCATCATTTTCAAGGCGATGGGCATTCCCGAAAGCATGTTCACCGTTCTGTTCGCCGTTGCGCGTACGGTTGGCTGGATTGCCCAGTGGAAGGAAATGATCGAAGATCCTTCACAGAAAATCGGTCGTCCGCGTCAGCTTTTCATTGGCGACGTCGAACGCGAATTCAAGGAAGTCGATGCCCGCTAA
- a CDS encoding VOC family protein — translation MRYLHTMVRVKDVEASMNFYCNLLGMEETRRIESEKGRFTLIYLAPPQDVANAKAHKAPELELTYNWDPEEYTGGRNFGHLAYEVDDIYALCQKLMDAGVTINRPPRDGHMAFVRSPDGISIEFLQKGESLAPAEPWASMGNTGNW, via the coding sequence ATGCGTTATTTGCATACGATGGTACGCGTCAAAGACGTTGAAGCCTCGATGAATTTTTATTGCAACCTGCTTGGTATGGAAGAAACCCGCCGTATCGAAAGCGAAAAAGGGCGTTTCACCCTGATTTATCTTGCCCCGCCGCAGGATGTAGCAAATGCCAAGGCGCACAAAGCGCCAGAACTGGAACTGACTTATAACTGGGATCCGGAGGAATATACCGGGGGCCGTAATTTTGGTCATCTTGCCTACGAGGTTGATGACATTTACGCGCTGTGCCAGAAATTGATGGATGCCGGTGTCACCATCAACCGTCCGCCGCGTGATGGTCATATGGCCTTTGTGCGTTCGCCTGATGGTATTTCCATTGAATTCTTGCAAAAGGGCGAATCTCTTGCGCCAGCAGAACCGTGGGCCAGCATGGGAAATACCGGCAACTGGTAA
- the lpxB gene encoding lipid-A-disaccharide synthase produces the protein MIDSIENSIENLALSDKRPLKIMLVAGEASGDQLGGRLMAAIKRQYRDVSFIGVGGPRMIGEGMQSLFSMNEMSVMGLAEVIPHIPRLLRRIRETAELAITERPDIVVTIDAPDFSFRVGKKLAHSGIPLVHYVAPSVWAWRPGRARKIAKFLDHLLALLPFEPPYFEREGLPTTFIGHSAVEERHGGDASRFRVQHGLRDETRVIAILPGSRHSEVGRLLPVFRDVVVRLAQDDPEFCFVMPTVSKVEDVVRQTVAEWPVKTIVVATDQERRDAFSCTHAALAASGTVSLELGIVGVPHVIGYRVSTTSAWLARRLLKIDTVTIINLVLGRKLVPEYLQEDCTSDGLYAAMKRFVEPGEAREVQLAGFEEATTLLGFGQSPPSDKAADVVLRLALKGK, from the coding sequence ATGATTGATTCGATCGAGAACAGCATTGAAAACTTGGCATTGTCGGACAAGCGTCCTTTGAAAATCATGCTGGTTGCCGGAGAAGCATCGGGGGATCAGCTTGGCGGTCGTTTAATGGCGGCCATAAAGCGCCAATATCGTGATGTCAGTTTTATCGGTGTTGGCGGTCCACGCATGATCGGCGAGGGCATGCAAAGCCTGTTTTCGATGAATGAAATGTCGGTAATGGGGCTGGCTGAAGTTATTCCGCATATTCCGCGTCTTTTACGTCGTATTCGGGAAACAGCCGAATTGGCGATAACCGAACGGCCAGATATTGTTGTTACGATTGATGCACCCGATTTCAGTTTTCGTGTCGGCAAAAAGCTCGCTCATTCCGGTATTCCGCTGGTTCATTATGTCGCACCATCGGTGTGGGCATGGCGTCCCGGTCGGGCGCGAAAAATTGCGAAGTTTCTGGATCACCTGCTGGCACTTTTGCCGTTTGAACCCCCGTATTTCGAGCGTGAAGGCCTGCCGACCACTTTCATCGGCCATTCTGCCGTTGAAGAACGCCACGGTGGTGATGCAAGCCGTTTTCGCGTGCAGCATGGCCTGCGCGATGAAACCAGGGTGATTGCAATATTGCCCGGTAGCCGCCATTCCGAAGTCGGGCGACTGTTGCCTGTATTTCGCGATGTTGTTGTGCGTCTGGCACAGGATGATCCCGAATTTTGCTTTGTTATGCCAACGGTGAGCAAGGTTGAAGATGTTGTTCGCCAGACCGTTGCTGAATGGCCTGTAAAGACCATTGTAGTGGCAACCGATCAGGAGCGTCGGGATGCCTTTAGCTGCACTCACGCCGCATTAGCGGCGTCTGGAACCGTATCGTTGGAGCTGGGGATTGTCGGTGTGCCGCATGTCATTGGGTATCGTGTCAGTACCACGAGCGCCTGGCTTGCGCGGAGACTTTTAAAAATCGATACTGTCACGATCATTAATCTTGTTCTGGGACGCAAGCTGGTACCGGAATATTTGCAGGAAGATTGCACATCGGACGGGCTTTATGCTGCGATGAAACGCTTTGTTGAGCCGGGAGAGGCGCGCGAGGTGCAACTTGCCGGTTTTGAAGAAGCTACGACATTGCTGGGATTTGGCCAAAGCCCCCCCAGTGACAAAGCTGCCGATGTTGTTTTAAGGCTTGCGCTTAAGGGCAAATAA